In Longimicrobium sp., the genomic window GCTACTCGGGGAAGGTGTTCTCGAAGGTGACGCTCTCGCAGAAGCCCGCGGTGATGTCGCTGGGGCCCAACGCCTTCACGCCGGTGGAGAACCCGAAGGCGGGCGAGGCGCAGCCGCTGAGCGTAGACCTCGGCTCGGCGGACTTCGGCGCGGTGGTGCGCGAGATCAAGGCGGCGGCGGGCGAGAAGCTCGACGTGGCCGAGGCGCCGATCATCGTCTCCGGCGGGCGCGGGATGCAGAGCCCCGACAACTTCAAGCTGCTGGAGGAGCTGGCGGCGGCGTTCGGCGGGAAGGCGGCGGTGGGCGCCAGCCGCGCGGTGGTGGACGCCGGGTGGCGCCCGCACGCCGACCAGGTGGGGCAGACCGGGAAGACGGTGGCGCCGATGCTCTACATCGCCGTCGGCATCTCGGGCGCCATCCAGCACCTGGCCGGGATGCGCACCTCGCGCTACATCGTGGCCATCAACAAGGACCCCGAGGCCCCCATCTTCAAGATCGCCGACTACGGCATCGTGGGCGACCTCTTCCAGATCGTCCCGCGCCTCACCGAAGAGGTGCGCAAGATGATGGGGTGACGGCGCTCCGGCGCCGTCCGTCCGCGGATCGAAAGCCCCTCACCTGGCGCACCTGGGGAGGGGCTTTCGCATCGTCGGCGACTCGCTACTGTTACTGCGCTTGGCTGGCCGGACCGAGTGGCGGGGCGGGGAAGCGGTTCGCGGATCTACGTGGTAGATTCCAAGAAAAGTGAAGGAAGTGAACAGTGAGTCCTGACGCATCCGAAATCCAAACCGAGGGCGAGAGCGCGGTCGAAGCGCTGTACGAGGAGCTGTTGGAGCGCTGGAACCAGCGCGACGCCGCCGGGTTCGCAGCCCTGTTCGCGGACGACGGCAATCTCGTCGGGTTCGATGGGAGCCAGGTCGACGGGCGGGCGGAGATCGAGTCGCACCTGTGCGGGATCTTCGGCGACCACCCGACGGCGTCGTACGTCGCGATCGTCCGGGAGGTGCGCCGCCTCGCGCCCGGGGTGGCCGTGCTGCGCGCGGTCGTGGGGATGGTGCCGCCCGGGGGCTCGGACCTCAACCCCGCGGCCAACGCGGTGCAGACGCTCGTCGCCGCCAGGCGCGACGGCCGCTGGCGCATCGCCCTCTTCCACAACACGCCCGCCGCCTTCCACGGCCGGCCGGAGGCGAGCGAGAAGCTGACCGAGGAGCTGCGGCAGGCGCTCCGCGCTTCCGCGGCCGTATCGACCGTCGGCGGAGCGGCGCGGTGACGGTCGGCGGGCGCGCTCCATTGTTCGCATCGGCCGCAATGCCCCGCTCCGTCCGCGTGCTCTCCGTCGCCGGCGTGCTGTGCGCGTGCGCGGGCTGCGGGAGGGAATCGCCCCCGCGCGTGCTCACCGCCGAGAGCGTGGCCGGCGAGTACGTGATGCTCGAGCGCCAGGGTAGGCCGCTCCCTCACACCGTGCGGTTCTCCCGG contains:
- a CDS encoding electron transfer flavoprotein subunit alpha/FixB family protein, producing the protein MPGIFAFAETRDGELRKVSYEVVTGARKLADALGTEVHAVLLGAPGAGSAAGELARYGADRVFVGESGAFDRYSPEGFTTVIAGFIKEQGCDAALFPPSAMGRDLAPRVAARLGVDSVSIVTGIEVEGGSVVVTRPRYSGKVFSKVTLSQKPAVMSLGPNAFTPVENPKAGEAQPLSVDLGSADFGAVVREIKAAAGEKLDVAEAPIIVSGGRGMQSPDNFKLLEELAAAFGGKAAVGASRAVVDAGWRPHADQVGQTGKTVAPMLYIAVGISGAIQHLAGMRTSRYIVAINKDPEAPIFKIADYGIVGDLFQIVPRLTEEVRKMMG
- a CDS encoding SgcJ/EcaC family oxidoreductase — its product is MSPDASEIQTEGESAVEALYEELLERWNQRDAAGFAALFADDGNLVGFDGSQVDGRAEIESHLCGIFGDHPTASYVAIVREVRRLAPGVAVLRAVVGMVPPGGSDLNPAANAVQTLVAARRDGRWRIALFHNTPAAFHGRPEASEKLTEELRQALRASAAVSTVGGAAR